The following proteins come from a genomic window of Trinickia caryophylli:
- a CDS encoding FdhF/YdeP family oxidoreductase — protein MEKLKAQGHIEPYTQPAGGWGALKQVAINLVKERVAGGKYRTLFKQNQPDGFDCPGCAWPDRKHSSTFEFCENGVKAVAAEATSKRVTPAFFEAHTVAQLLTQSDYELEQHGRLTDPMIYDAVADKYKPVAWQDAFALIASHLRRLDSPDEAAFYTSGRASNEAAFLYQLFVRMYGTNNFPDCSNMCHEATSRGLPGTVGIGKGTVTLDDFEHADTILVFGQNPATNHPRMLGELRECARRGATIVSINPLRERGLERFRSPQHPVEMLTLSSTRLASVFVQPKVGGDFALIKGIAKHVLELDDAARAHGEAPVLDTAFIDEHTSGFEAFAADLRTESWPLLEAESGVAREEIEQLGRIYAQGQRVIATWGMGITQHKNAVATVQMLSNLMMMRGNIGRLGAGLCPVRGHSNVQGDRTVGIEEKPTQAFLDRLGRVFGFEPPREHGYDVVETIEAMLDGRVKVLIGLGGNFAMATPDTPRTFDALRSCALTVHVTTKLNRSHLVHGKDALILPTLGRTEIDLQDGVSQGVTVEDSMSMVHVSYGLNEPASKNLMSETAIVAHMAHATLGGGNVDWLWMARDYARIRDAIEESIDGFDRYNERIAQPGGFHLRVASRERDWKTATGKANFIAHAIERDTPIARARQRHGERVMVLMTTRSHDQYNTTVYALDDRYRGVFGQRRVVFINRADLDMLGFEPGDRVDLTTVWDDGIERRADGFLLVEYDIPRGCIGAYYPETNPLVPLSSVADVCNTPTSKSIPVLLHRAAAPAVAAAA, from the coding sequence ATGGAAAAGCTCAAAGCACAGGGGCACATCGAACCCTATACGCAACCCGCCGGCGGCTGGGGCGCGTTGAAACAAGTGGCCATCAATCTCGTGAAGGAACGCGTGGCCGGCGGGAAGTACCGCACGCTCTTCAAGCAGAACCAGCCGGACGGTTTCGACTGCCCGGGCTGCGCGTGGCCCGATCGCAAGCATTCGTCCACTTTCGAGTTCTGCGAAAACGGCGTCAAGGCAGTGGCGGCGGAAGCAACGAGCAAGCGCGTGACGCCCGCGTTCTTCGAAGCCCATACGGTTGCGCAGTTGCTGACGCAAAGCGATTACGAACTCGAGCAGCACGGGCGGCTCACCGACCCGATGATCTACGACGCGGTTGCCGACAAATACAAGCCGGTGGCCTGGCAAGACGCGTTTGCGCTGATCGCCTCGCACCTGAGGCGGCTCGATTCGCCGGACGAAGCCGCGTTCTACACGTCGGGGCGCGCGAGCAACGAGGCGGCGTTTCTTTATCAACTGTTCGTGCGCATGTACGGGACGAACAATTTCCCCGATTGCTCGAACATGTGCCACGAAGCGACGAGCCGCGGCCTGCCGGGCACGGTGGGTATCGGCAAGGGTACGGTCACGCTCGACGATTTCGAGCATGCCGACACGATCCTCGTCTTCGGCCAGAATCCCGCGACGAACCACCCGCGCATGCTCGGCGAGCTGCGCGAATGCGCGCGCCGCGGCGCCACGATCGTCTCGATCAATCCGTTGCGCGAGCGCGGCCTCGAGCGCTTCAGGAGCCCGCAGCATCCGGTGGAGATGCTGACGCTCTCGAGCACGCGGCTCGCCTCCGTCTTCGTCCAGCCCAAGGTGGGCGGCGATTTCGCGCTGATCAAGGGCATCGCCAAGCACGTGCTCGAACTCGACGACGCAGCCCGCGCCCACGGCGAGGCGCCCGTGCTCGACACCGCCTTCATCGACGAGCACACGTCCGGTTTCGAGGCGTTCGCCGCCGACCTGCGCACCGAAAGCTGGCCGTTGCTCGAAGCCGAATCCGGTGTGGCGCGTGAAGAAATCGAACAACTCGGGCGTATTTATGCCCAGGGGCAGCGGGTTATCGCCACATGGGGCATGGGCATCACGCAGCACAAGAACGCCGTGGCCACCGTGCAGATGCTCTCGAACCTCATGATGATGCGCGGCAATATTGGCCGCCTGGGCGCGGGTTTGTGCCCGGTGCGGGGGCATTCGAACGTGCAGGGCGATCGCACGGTCGGCATCGAGGAGAAGCCGACGCAGGCGTTCCTCGACCGCCTGGGCCGCGTGTTCGGGTTCGAGCCACCGCGCGAGCATGGTTACGACGTGGTCGAGACGATCGAGGCAATGCTCGACGGCCGCGTCAAGGTGCTGATCGGGCTTGGCGGCAACTTCGCAATGGCCACGCCCGACACACCGCGCACGTTCGACGCGCTGCGCTCGTGCGCGTTGACCGTGCACGTCACGACGAAGCTCAACCGCAGCCACCTCGTGCACGGCAAGGACGCGCTGATTCTGCCGACGCTCGGGCGCACCGAAATCGACCTGCAGGACGGCGTGTCGCAAGGCGTGACGGTGGAGGACTCGATGAGCATGGTGCATGTGTCCTATGGGCTCAACGAGCCGGCCTCGAAAAATTTGATGTCGGAAACGGCGATCGTCGCCCACATGGCGCACGCGACGCTCGGCGGCGGCAATGTGGATTGGCTCTGGATGGCGCGCGATTACGCGCGGATCCGCGACGCGATCGAGGAATCGATCGACGGGTTCGACCGCTACAACGAGCGGATTGCGCAGCCGGGCGGCTTCCATTTGCGTGTGGCTTCGCGCGAGCGCGACTGGAAGACGGCCACGGGCAAGGCCAATTTCATTGCGCATGCGATCGAGCGCGATACGCCGATTGCGCGCGCGCGGCAGCGCCACGGCGAACGCGTGATGGTGCTGATGACAACGCGGTCGCACGATCAGTACAACACCACCGTCTATGCGCTCGACGATCGCTATCGCGGCGTGTTCGGTCAGCGGCGCGTGGTCTTCATCAATCGGGCCGACCTCGACATGCTCGGGTTCGAGCCCGGCGACCGGGTCGATCTGACGACGGTCTGGGACGACGGCATCGAGCGCCGCGCCGACGGCTTTCTGCTCGTGGAGTACGACATCCCGCGCGGGTGCATCGGCGCGTATTACCCCGAGACGAACCCGCTCGTGCCGCTTTCGAGCGTGGCCGACGTCTGCAACACGCCGACCTCGAAGTCGATTCCCGTCTTGCTGCACCGGGCCGCGGCCCCCGCGGTGGCTGCCGCAGCCTGA
- a CDS encoding acyl carrier protein, producing the protein MSDQLQTPAMNGTKMTTEKILAWVQEWTEANNLKVPSDLDETFDDAGFDSMHSVELAFFLEERLKIKISDTTLFDYPTFASLAEYLVSQIDLQNAGQSGNAEKSSGPTGDVGTW; encoded by the coding sequence ATGAGCGACCAACTTCAAACCCCTGCCATGAATGGCACCAAGATGACTACGGAAAAGATCCTCGCATGGGTCCAGGAGTGGACCGAAGCAAACAATCTGAAGGTGCCTTCCGACCTCGACGAGACGTTCGACGACGCCGGCTTCGATTCGATGCACTCCGTCGAGCTGGCGTTCTTCCTCGAGGAGCGGCTCAAGATAAAGATCAGCGATACCACGTTGTTCGACTACCCCACTTTCGCGTCGCTCGCCGAATATCTTGTCTCGCAGATCGACCTCCAGAATGCCGGGCAATCGGGTAATGCGGAAAAGTCGAGCGGCCCCACCGGGGACGTGGGGACTTGGTAG
- a CDS encoding aminotransferase-like domain-containing protein, translating to MKLYEKLAKDIDDLVKRGVFRPGDRIPSVRQTSQHRQVSVTTVIRAYLLLESRGVIESRPQSGYYVRGTQREQVAEDTTSLRISRPVAVSAKVDVSRLVLSTLRSIGTGEAIPLGSPYPDPRLFPFEKINRYAYNIGKEKASWGVTDDLPPGNPGLIRQIARRYLQNGIAIDPGEIVVTVGATEAINLCLQAVGKPGDTVVVESPTFYAMLHAIERMGMRAIEVATDPQHGIDLDSLEQILKKRNIAACMVMPNFQNPLGFQMSDEKKQALVALAMRHDVPIIENDVYHELYFGEAHPSALKSYDTQGIVLHCASFSKSLSAAHRIGWAMPGRYREQVEKLKFLNTLTTPSIPQLAIAQYLENDGYERHLRRVRALYRQQARLTKTMVSRFFPEGTRTSQPMGGYVLWVELPKKVDSMKLYRAALEHGITIGPGYMFSASASYSNFIRLNYSYAWSAEIEDALVTIGKIVARLAR from the coding sequence ATGAAACTCTACGAAAAGCTCGCCAAGGACATCGACGATCTCGTCAAACGGGGTGTGTTTCGGCCCGGCGACCGCATTCCTTCGGTCAGGCAGACGAGCCAGCATCGCCAGGTCAGCGTCACCACGGTCATTCGCGCCTATTTGCTGCTGGAGAGCCGCGGCGTGATCGAAAGCCGCCCGCAATCGGGGTACTACGTGCGTGGTACCCAGCGCGAGCAGGTAGCCGAGGACACCACGAGCCTGCGCATATCGCGTCCGGTAGCGGTCTCTGCCAAGGTGGACGTCAGCCGCCTCGTGCTTTCGACGCTGCGCTCCATCGGCACCGGCGAGGCGATTCCGCTCGGCTCGCCGTATCCCGACCCGCGGTTGTTTCCGTTCGAGAAGATCAACCGCTATGCCTACAACATCGGCAAGGAGAAGGCGAGCTGGGGCGTGACCGACGATCTGCCGCCCGGCAACCCGGGCCTTATTCGCCAGATCGCGCGGCGCTACCTGCAAAACGGCATTGCGATCGACCCGGGCGAAATCGTCGTGACGGTGGGCGCAACGGAGGCGATCAATCTGTGTTTGCAAGCTGTCGGCAAGCCAGGGGATACCGTGGTCGTCGAATCCCCGACGTTCTACGCGATGCTGCACGCGATCGAGCGGATGGGCATGCGGGCGATCGAGGTCGCCACCGATCCGCAGCACGGCATCGATCTCGATTCGCTCGAGCAGATTCTGAAAAAGCGCAACATCGCGGCCTGCATGGTCATGCCGAACTTCCAGAATCCGCTGGGCTTCCAGATGTCCGACGAAAAGAAGCAGGCGCTCGTGGCGCTGGCCATGCGCCACGACGTGCCAATCATCGAAAACGACGTCTATCACGAGCTTTATTTCGGCGAGGCCCATCCGAGCGCCCTGAAGTCCTATGACACGCAGGGCATCGTGCTGCACTGCGCGTCTTTTTCGAAAAGCCTTTCCGCGGCGCATCGCATCGGATGGGCCATGCCGGGGCGGTATCGCGAGCAAGTGGAGAAGCTGAAATTCCTCAATACGCTGACCACGCCCTCGATTCCGCAATTGGCCATCGCCCAGTACCTCGAAAACGACGGCTACGAGCGCCATTTGCGGCGCGTGCGCGCGCTTTATCGCCAGCAGGCGCGTTTGACGAAGACGATGGTGAGCCGGTTCTTTCCCGAAGGCACGCGCACATCTCAACCGATGGGCGGTTACGTACTCTGGGTGGAATTGCCGAAAAAGGTCGACTCGATGAAGCTTTATCGCGCGGCCCTCGAGCACGGCATCACGATCGGGCCCGGCTACATGTTTTCGGCATCGGCGAGCTACAGCAATTTCATCCGGCTCAACTACAGTTACGCGTGGTCCGCCGAGATCGAGGATGCGCTCGTCACGATAGGGAAGATCGTCGCCCGGCTCGCGCGATGA
- a CDS encoding VOC family protein yields the protein MTTSTVKPIPEGMHTLTPQIICAGASDAIAFYKEAFGATELMRLPAPDGRIMHAQVKIGDSVVMLTDEMPEHGMMGPKALKNTPVSLYLYVENADRAFERAVAAGAKVIMPLADMFWGDRWGHLEDPFGHRWHIASHIRDVPPEEMQRAVKEANCPG from the coding sequence ATGACCACCTCGACCGTCAAGCCGATCCCCGAAGGGATGCACACGCTCACGCCGCAGATCATTTGCGCGGGCGCATCGGACGCCATTGCCTTTTACAAGGAGGCGTTCGGCGCAACGGAGCTGATGCGGCTGCCGGCGCCGGACGGCAGAATCATGCATGCGCAGGTGAAGATAGGGGACTCGGTCGTCATGCTCACCGACGAGATGCCGGAGCACGGGATGATGGGGCCGAAGGCGCTCAAGAACACGCCCGTGAGCCTCTATCTGTATGTGGAGAATGCCGACCGCGCGTTCGAACGCGCCGTGGCGGCCGGGGCGAAGGTCATCATGCCGCTCGCCGATATGTTCTGGGGCGACCGCTGGGGGCATCTGGAAGATCCGTTCGGGCACCGGTGGCATATCGCTTCGCATATCCGTGACGTTCCGCCGGAGGAGATGCAACGCGCGGTCAAGGAGGCGAACTGCCCGGGTTGA
- a CDS encoding beta-ketoacyl-ACP synthase III, producing the protein MSEINGSVGTAPPANAATIWGSRVVGCGSALPERRVTNHDLAMMVDTSDEWIVQRTGIKERRVAADGENTSDLAIAAAVSALGNAGIRGEDVDLVVVATCTPDRTVPATACRVQAALGMTGGIAFDVQAVCSGFVFALSVADNMIRLGQARTAIVIGAETMSRIIDWKDRNSCVLFGDGAGAVVLRAERRTGARFKGILSTHLHSDGRHEDKIRTNGGASSTQTAGTMHLEGRDVFVHAVVNLAEASQEALTVNGLTKDDLDWVVPHQANRRIVQTLGEKLQLPMEKIVLTLDHHGNTSAASIPLALAEAVADGRIKEDDLVLTPAMGAGFTWGSALIRW; encoded by the coding sequence ATGAGCGAAATAAATGGCTCTGTCGGTACAGCGCCGCCCGCCAACGCAGCGACGATCTGGGGCTCCCGGGTGGTCGGTTGCGGCTCGGCGCTTCCCGAGCGTCGGGTGACGAATCACGACTTGGCCATGATGGTCGATACGTCCGACGAGTGGATTGTCCAACGCACCGGCATCAAGGAACGACGGGTGGCGGCGGATGGAGAGAACACGTCGGATCTCGCCATTGCGGCGGCTGTATCCGCACTGGGAAACGCCGGCATCCGGGGGGAGGACGTCGACCTCGTCGTCGTGGCTACCTGTACGCCGGACCGCACTGTGCCCGCGACCGCCTGCCGCGTGCAGGCCGCCCTCGGCATGACGGGCGGGATCGCTTTCGACGTGCAGGCCGTCTGTTCCGGCTTTGTTTTCGCGCTGTCGGTTGCCGACAACATGATACGGCTGGGTCAGGCGCGTACGGCCATTGTGATCGGCGCGGAGACCATGTCACGGATCATCGACTGGAAAGACCGCAACAGCTGCGTACTCTTTGGGGATGGTGCCGGCGCCGTCGTATTACGCGCCGAGCGCCGGACAGGCGCCCGCTTCAAAGGCATCCTGTCCACTCATCTGCACTCCGACGGGCGGCACGAGGACAAGATTCGCACGAACGGCGGAGCGTCTTCCACTCAAACCGCCGGAACAATGCATCTTGAAGGACGCGACGTCTTTGTGCATGCTGTCGTCAATCTCGCAGAGGCGTCCCAGGAAGCGCTGACGGTCAACGGCTTGACGAAGGACGATCTCGACTGGGTCGTGCCGCACCAGGCGAATCGGCGCATCGTTCAGACGTTGGGGGAAAAGCTGCAATTGCCGATGGAGAAAATCGTGTTGACGCTCGACCATCACGGAAATACGTCCGCCGCGTCCATCCCGCTCGCGCTGGCGGAAGCCGTCGCGGACGGCCGCATAAAGGAAGACGATCTCGTCCTGACTCCCGCAATGGGAGCAGGTTTCACATGGGGATCCGCGTTGATTCGATGGTAG
- the pyk gene encoding pyruvate kinase, with protein MKRERHAKIVATLGPSSSDPQTIRRLFDAGVDVFRLNFSHGSHDDHLQRLRHIREIEKETGRPIGVLLDLQGPKLRLGTFESGSVVLSRGQRFLLDTDLTPGDASRAPLPHPEIFAAIEPGSELLLDDGKVRLRVVSKGPDRAETTVIVGGRVSDRKGVNVPGVMLPISAMTGKDREDLAFGLEQGVDWVALSFVQRPEDIDEARAIIGDRAWIMAKLEKPRAIDHLDAIAARCDGIMVARGDLGVELPAEQIPELQRRIVRVCRAAGKTVVVATQMLESMTESPVPTRAETSDVAGAIYEGTDAVMLSAESASGKYPLEAVSMMNRIIARVELDPEYRAGIDASHTPAQSTAADAICCALRTVVQLIAPAVTVTCTSSGFTTVRAARERAPSAIMALTPSLAVARRLALVWGTHPIALRTAHDVDDMIALACDTARHEGFANTGDSIVIAAGLPFGESGTTNLLHIAKVGT; from the coding sequence ATGAAGCGGGAACGTCACGCAAAGATCGTCGCCACGCTAGGGCCTTCGAGTTCCGATCCGCAGACGATACGGCGGCTCTTCGATGCCGGCGTGGATGTCTTCCGGCTCAATTTCAGCCACGGCAGCCATGACGATCATCTGCAGCGGCTGCGGCACATCCGCGAGATCGAAAAGGAAACGGGCCGCCCGATCGGCGTGCTGCTCGATCTTCAGGGGCCGAAACTGAGGCTCGGCACGTTCGAGTCAGGCAGTGTCGTGCTGTCGCGCGGCCAGCGCTTTCTGCTCGATACCGATCTCACGCCCGGCGATGCCTCGCGCGCGCCGCTGCCGCATCCGGAGATCTTCGCCGCTATCGAGCCCGGCTCGGAACTGCTGCTCGATGACGGCAAGGTACGGCTGCGAGTCGTCTCGAAGGGGCCCGATCGCGCGGAGACGACGGTGATCGTGGGCGGGCGCGTTTCCGACCGCAAGGGCGTGAACGTGCCGGGCGTCATGCTGCCGATCTCGGCGATGACCGGCAAAGACCGCGAGGATCTCGCGTTCGGCCTCGAACAGGGCGTCGACTGGGTTGCGCTCTCGTTCGTACAGCGCCCGGAGGACATCGACGAGGCACGTGCCATCATCGGCGATCGCGCGTGGATCATGGCCAAGCTCGAAAAACCGCGCGCGATCGATCATCTGGATGCGATCGCCGCGCGCTGCGACGGGATCATGGTCGCGCGCGGCGATCTGGGCGTGGAGCTGCCGGCCGAGCAGATTCCGGAGCTGCAGCGGCGCATCGTGCGCGTCTGTCGCGCAGCGGGCAAGACCGTGGTGGTGGCCACGCAGATGCTCGAATCGATGACGGAATCGCCGGTGCCCACGCGCGCGGAAACGTCGGATGTGGCCGGTGCGATCTACGAAGGCACGGATGCCGTCATGCTTTCGGCGGAATCCGCCAGCGGGAAATATCCGCTCGAAGCCGTTTCGATGATGAACCGGATCATCGCGCGTGTGGAGCTGGATCCGGAGTATCGGGCAGGCATAGACGCCTCGCACACGCCGGCGCAGTCGACAGCCGCCGATGCGATCTGCTGCGCGCTTCGTACGGTCGTTCAACTGATCGCTCCCGCGGTCACGGTCACCTGCACCTCTTCGGGTTTCACGACGGTGCGGGCGGCGCGCGAGCGGGCGCCGAGCGCGATCATGGCTCTTACGCCCTCTCTGGCGGTGGCCCGGCGGCTCGCGCTCGTCTGGGGCACGCATCCGATTGCGTTGCGTACCGCGCACGATGTCGACGACATGATCGCGCTGGCCTGCGACACGGCCCGCCATGAGGGGTTCGCGAATACCGGCGATTCGATCGTCATTGCAGCCGGCTTGCCGTTCGGCGAGTCGGGGACCACAAACCTGCTGCACATTGCCAAGGTGGGCACCTGA
- a CDS encoding bestrophin family protein — translation MIVRDTQHWFRLLFVWRGSVLRSILPQLALMAIIGGIAVATDGRIFGEKIPLNTAPFTLCGVALTIFLAFRNNASYERYREARQIWGEVLNATRTLTSQMIAYVPDTAPGFERVSFAGSVIAFVYAFKHQLRRTDPMQDLVRLVGVGRALALEEKHFRPIAVLNDIRRLLAGLQRRALISDTQLWMFDAQLNELEKTVGGCERIASTPIPFAYGVLLHRTVYAYCMLLPFGLVDSIGFFTPLVAVFVAYTLIALEAIASEISEPFEPVPNGLALDAMARNIERTLLELCDEPVPEEVKPGRTYELT, via the coding sequence ATGATCGTCAGGGACACACAGCACTGGTTTCGGCTGCTTTTCGTCTGGCGCGGCTCCGTGCTGCGGTCGATTCTGCCGCAACTCGCGCTGATGGCGATAATCGGCGGCATCGCGGTGGCCACCGACGGGCGGATATTCGGCGAGAAAATTCCGCTCAATACCGCACCGTTCACGCTGTGCGGCGTCGCGCTCACGATCTTTCTCGCATTTCGCAATAACGCGAGCTACGAACGCTATCGCGAAGCCCGGCAGATCTGGGGTGAAGTGCTCAACGCCACGCGCACGCTCACGTCGCAGATGATTGCCTATGTGCCTGATACGGCACCAGGCTTCGAGCGCGTGTCCTTCGCCGGATCGGTGATTGCGTTCGTCTACGCGTTCAAGCATCAATTGCGCAGAACCGACCCGATGCAGGATCTCGTGCGCCTCGTGGGCGTGGGGCGCGCGCTCGCGCTGGAAGAGAAACACTTCCGGCCGATCGCGGTGCTGAACGACATCCGCCGCCTGCTCGCTGGGCTCCAGCGCCGCGCGTTGATCTCGGACACGCAGTTGTGGATGTTCGATGCGCAGCTGAACGAACTCGAGAAGACGGTCGGGGGCTGCGAACGCATTGCTTCGACGCCGATTCCTTTCGCCTATGGCGTGCTGCTGCACCGAACCGTGTACGCCTACTGCATGTTGCTGCCGTTCGGACTCGTGGATTCGATCGGCTTTTTCACACCGCTTGTTGCCGTATTCGTCGCTTATACGCTGATCGCACTCGAGGCCATCGCCAGCGAGATTTCCGAACCGTTCGAGCCGGTGCCCAACGGGCTTGCGCTCGATGCCATGGCACGCAACATCGAGCGCACGCTGCTCGAACTGTGCGACGAACCGGTGCCCGAAGAAGTCAAGCCCGGGCGGACGTACGAGTTGACCTAG
- a CDS encoding aspartate aminotransferase family protein codes for MPFTANRQFKTAPRLLVSAHGMYYRSADGREVLDGCAGLWCVNAGHCRDEIVAAVQREAGSLDFAPTFQMGHPLAFEAAAKVAAVMPAGLDRIFFANSGSEAVDTALKIALAYHRARGEGQRTRLIGRERGYHGVGFGGISVGGIAPNRKTFSGSLLGNVDHLPHTHDLGHNAFSKGQPAWGAHLADELERLVALHDPSTIAAVIVEPVAGSTGVLIPPQGYLQRLREICTKYGILLIFDEVITGFGRLGRATASEFFGVTPDLITLAKAINNAAVPMGAVAASRAVHDAIVDSGMPGGIELFHGYTYSAHPAASAAAVAAQDLYAKEDLFARAARLAPEFERAAHALADAPYVKDVRNLGLVAGVELESRDGAPGARAYEVFVKCFEAGVLVRYTGDILAFSPPLIIDEEQIARIFGTVREVLGTVK; via the coding sequence ATGCCGTTCACCGCGAACCGTCAGTTCAAGACGGCGCCTCGCCTGCTCGTTTCGGCACACGGCATGTACTACCGGTCGGCCGACGGCCGCGAAGTGCTCGATGGCTGCGCCGGGCTCTGGTGCGTGAACGCCGGCCATTGCCGCGACGAAATCGTGGCGGCGGTGCAGCGCGAGGCCGGCTCGCTCGATTTTGCGCCGACGTTCCAGATGGGGCACCCGCTCGCATTCGAAGCTGCCGCAAAGGTGGCGGCCGTCATGCCTGCCGGGCTGGACCGGATTTTCTTTGCCAATTCGGGTTCGGAGGCCGTCGATACGGCGCTCAAGATCGCGCTTGCCTACCATCGGGCACGTGGCGAGGGGCAGCGTACGCGGCTGATCGGGCGCGAGCGCGGCTATCACGGCGTGGGGTTCGGCGGCATTTCGGTAGGGGGCATTGCGCCGAACCGCAAGACGTTTTCGGGCTCGCTGCTCGGCAATGTCGACCATCTGCCGCATACGCACGATCTGGGGCATAACGCGTTTTCGAAAGGGCAGCCAGCCTGGGGCGCGCATCTGGCGGACGAGCTGGAGCGGCTCGTGGCGCTGCACGATCCGTCGACGATTGCAGCCGTGATCGTGGAGCCGGTGGCAGGATCGACGGGAGTGCTGATTCCGCCGCAGGGCTATTTGCAGCGACTGCGGGAGATCTGCACGAAGTACGGCATCCTGCTGATCTTCGACGAAGTCATTACGGGCTTCGGCCGGCTCGGGCGCGCAACGGCGAGCGAGTTTTTCGGGGTGACGCCCGATCTCATTACGCTCGCGAAAGCGATCAACAATGCGGCCGTGCCGATGGGCGCCGTGGCGGCGAGCCGCGCCGTGCACGATGCGATCGTCGATAGCGGGATGCCGGGAGGCATCGAGCTTTTCCATGGATATACCTACTCGGCGCATCCGGCTGCCAGTGCGGCTGCGGTCGCCGCACAGGATCTTTATGCGAAGGAAGATCTGTTTGCCCGCGCTGCGCGGCTCGCGCCCGAGTTCGAACGCGCCGCCCATGCGCTCGCGGATGCGCCTTATGTGAAGGACGTGCGAAACCTCGGGCTCGTGGCGGGTGTCGAGCTCGAATCGCGCGACGGAGCGCCGGGGGCGCGCGCGTACGAGGTCTTCGTCAAATGCTTCGAAGCGGGCGTGCTCGTGCGTTATACGGGGGATATTCTGGCGTTCTCGCCGCCGCTCATCATCGATGAGGAACAGATTGCGAGGATCTTCGGGACCGTGCGCGAGGTACTGGGGACGGTGAAGTGA